The window CGACGACCGCGTCGACGATGGCCTCGATGTCATCGGCATCGGTTCGAAAGTTGACGATACAGGCACGCAAGAGGTAGCGCCCGTCGACGACGGCGTTGGAGAGGAAGACCCTGCCGGATTCCTGCAGGGTGGTCAGGAGCGACTCGTTGAGTTCGTTGAGGTAGGCTTCCCTCGCTTCGGGCGTGGCGCTTAAGTCGCGGGGCACATAGCGAAACGTCGTAATGCTGAGATTGTGGGTGAATGCCTCCAGTTCGTCTTGGGAGGCTGCGGCCTCGTAGAGCATGCGCGCCAGGCGCATGTCGTCCGAGATCATCTGTGAGTAGCCCTGCCGGCCGACCTGGCGAATGGAGAGCCACACCTTCAGGGCGCGAAAACCGCGCGAGTTCTGGGGGCTGTAATCGATCAAGTCGACGGTCGGTTCACCGCCGACCTCGTCCATCTTGTAGTAGGGTGGCCGGTAGCTGAATGTGGCGCGCATCGCCTCGGCATCCCGGACCAGGGCGCAGCCGGCTTCCAGTGGGGCGTAGAGCCATTTGTGCGGATCCAGTGCCAGCGAGTCGGCCTGCTCGAGGTGGGTCAACGGTTCCGGGCAATCCGGGCTGGCCGCCGCCAGCGCCCCGTATGCCCCGTCGATGTGCAACCAGGCTCCGTACTCGTCGCACAGTTCGCGCAGATCTTCGATCGGGTCGACGGCGCCAGTGCTGACCGTACCCGCGGAGCCGACGACGAGAAACGGGAGCTCTCCCGCGCGCCGGTCGTGCTCCAGGGCGTCACGCAGTCCCTTCAGGTTGACGGTACGATCGGCATTCACGTCGATCCAGCGGATGTTCTCCGTTCCCAGTCCGAACAGGTCGGCGGCCTTGTGGAGCCAGGTGTGAACCTCGCGCGAGGCATAGACCCGCAGGGCGCGTGACCCGGTCGCATGCAGACCCCGTTCGCGGATCGCCCAGTCCGCCCTGGTGTGCCGGGCCACGAGGAAGCCGACGAAGTTCGCCATGCTGCCGCCGCTGACGAGTACGCCCCCCGCCGTGTCGGGGTAGCCGATCAACTGCGCGATCCAGCGGATCGCCTGCATTTCGATCTCGGTGGCCATGGGCGCCAGGATCCAGGCACCGACGTTGGCGTTGACGGTGGAGGCGAGCAGCTCTGCCAGGGAACCGATGGGCGCCGCGGGGGATGTCACGTAACCGGCGAACCGCGGGTGACCGTTGAACAGGGAATGTTCGACCAGGAGTTTCGTCGCCTCATCCAGTAGTTGCCCCGGCTCCGATCCCTCTTCGGGCAGGCGGTTGTCGGGCAGGGCGGCGCGCACCACCGAAGGGGGTTCGCCCGGCGTGACGGGCAGATCGGGCAGGGCGTCGAGAAATTCGGCAAGATCATCGACCAGGGCGTGCCCCAGCCTTCGGAACTCCGCTGCGGACATCGCGATGGGTGATTTTCGTTGCGTCATCGTTCTGTGGGTTCCCTTCGTTTCGGGCGAGCAGACCACATCGGGCGGAGCATCGATTCTACACCGCCGACAGTGACCCACGGTCCGGACATCGACCCCACACACGGTATCCCCGGATTCCGCCGCTGCTCTATCCAGGCGGCGGAAGGACAGCGTGTTATCCCTGCTCCGGTGCGGCGGGTGAAGTCACTCGGGCTGTCAGGGGAAGACGAGGTGAGATAGTATCGCGACCCTCTCCCGACAACATGTCGGGAAGAGTGTTACCGGGAAGTGCCCCAATAGGAGTACCCGTTTCCTGCGGTTCCGCTCGTATCAATCTAACAGTCACAAAGACATGGCAAAGACGAAGCGCGTGAAGTCCCGCAAGCGTCCCCAGGGACGCCCGCGACCGCCGGGCTGGCTGACGACCGATGCCGATGAAATCGAACGACGCCGCCAGCGCGGCCTCGACGAAGCGTTCCACATCGAGCCGTTGACATCTGACGATCCATTCTATGGCGTCTACCGGGTCCGCTCCGACAACGGGCAGGCCTATCGTGTCGAGATCCGCTCGCTGGCGGAAGCCATCAATACCTGTGATTGTCCCGACCACCGCATCAATGGCCTGGGTACCTGCAAGCACGTCGAGGCGACCCTGCATCGGCTCAAGAAGGGACGTGTACGCGCCTTTGGCGCGGCGGCATTCAAAGGTTGTCCAACCATCGAGATCTTCCAGGACCGACGGGATTCCGGGATCCGCGTGCGCTGGTCGGCGGGAGCACAACGTCGTTCCAGGCTGCGGGATCTGCTCGCTCCGTTTTTCGGTGACGACAACACACTCGTCGGCGATCCACTCGATACGCTGCCGGCACTGCAACGAGCCATCGACGCCGCGCCGGCGGCGGTCAGGGGAAGGATCAGGGCATCAAGAGAACTGAATGCCTGGCTCGAAACCATGGATCGGCGCGAACAGCAGGTACGCGCCCGGCGGCACTTCGAGACCGAGGTGGCGGCGGGGAACGCGAGCCTCGATCTGGTCAAGGTTCCCCTTTATCCCTATCAGCAGGCCGGCATGCTGCATCTGGCCTTCACCGGGCGCGCCCTGCTGGCGGACGAAATGGGGC of the Gammaproteobacteria bacterium genome contains:
- a CDS encoding aspartate aminotransferase family protein; the encoded protein is MTQRKSPIAMSAAEFRRLGHALVDDLAEFLDALPDLPVTPGEPPSVVRAALPDNRLPEEGSEPGQLLDEATKLLVEHSLFNGHPRFAGYVTSPAAPIGSLAELLASTVNANVGAWILAPMATEIEMQAIRWIAQLIGYPDTAGGVLVSGGSMANFVGFLVARHTRADWAIRERGLHATGSRALRVYASREVHTWLHKAADLFGLGTENIRWIDVNADRTVNLKGLRDALEHDRRAGELPFLVVGSAGTVSTGAVDPIEDLRELCDEYGAWLHIDGAYGALAAASPDCPEPLTHLEQADSLALDPHKWLYAPLEAGCALVRDAEAMRATFSYRPPYYKMDEVGGEPTVDLIDYSPQNSRGFRALKVWLSIRQVGRQGYSQMISDDMRLARMLYEAAASQDELEAFTHNLSITTFRYVPRDLSATPEAREAYLNELNESLLTTLQESGRVFLSNAVVDGRYLLRACIVNFRTDADDIEAIVDAVVAAGRERHELLGDKMNTARS